In Kocuria turfanensis, a single genomic region encodes these proteins:
- a CDS encoding superoxide dismutase family protein, producing the protein MRRSVLAAAAVPAVLLLAGCGDGSGGAVVEESTAAAEAGAASQAVLRDAEGTEVGTVQFSEVSAGTEVVAQVEGLDPGFYGLHVHGTGLCETDSAAPGDPGTTGDFLSAGGHLGGDSADHPGHTGDLTSVYVTQDGLGFLTTVTDRFRVEDLAADEDGSAVILHSGPDNFANVPERYAPEGPDESTLRTGDAGSRQACGAVE; encoded by the coding sequence ATGCGGCGAAGTGTTCTGGCGGCGGCAGCGGTGCCGGCTGTCCTGCTCCTGGCGGGCTGCGGCGACGGGAGCGGAGGCGCCGTCGTCGAGGAGAGCACGGCCGCCGCGGAGGCCGGCGCGGCCTCGCAGGCGGTGCTGCGGGACGCGGAGGGCACCGAGGTGGGCACCGTGCAGTTCTCGGAGGTCTCCGCCGGCACGGAGGTCGTGGCCCAGGTGGAGGGTCTCGACCCGGGCTTCTACGGCCTGCACGTCCACGGGACGGGGCTGTGCGAGACGGACAGCGCCGCTCCGGGGGACCCCGGGACCACCGGGGACTTCCTGTCCGCGGGCGGGCACCTCGGCGGCGACTCCGCGGACCACCCGGGCCACACGGGGGACCTCACGAGCGTCTACGTCACCCAGGACGGCCTGGGCTTCCTCACGACCGTCACGGACCGCTTCCGGGTGGAGGACCTCGCGGCCGACGAGGACGGCAGCGCGGTGATCCTGCACTCCGGCCCCGACAACTTCGCCAACGTGCCGGAACGCTACGCGCCCGAGGGACCGGACGAGAGCACGCTCCGCACGGGCGACGCCGGGTCCCGGCAGGCCTGCGGGGCGGTCGAGTGA
- a CDS encoding alpha/beta fold hydrolase translates to MSDVCSFTARIDDVTLAYTDRGEGPVLLLLHGHAYDRSMWARQIEVFAELGWRVLAPDLRGFGASGITEGIVYTEEFADDVAGLLDHLGVPAAVVVGFSMSGQIAMELARRHPGRVRGLVVVDTVPEGEDRAGRRRRHTTADAILAGGMETYGRSVLGRMVADATVESCPGVAAEVLAMLRSAPAKGAAAAMRGRAERRDLSDVLRGLRVPVLVVVGADDVFDGGAGRRMADLAPDAQLVVIDEAGHTPSLEQPAAFDDALRAFLQRFTH, encoded by the coding sequence GTGTCCGATGTCTGTTCGTTCACCGCCAGGATCGACGACGTCACCCTGGCCTACACCGACCGGGGCGAGGGCCCCGTGCTGCTCCTGCTGCACGGGCACGCCTACGACCGGAGCATGTGGGCGCGCCAGATCGAGGTGTTCGCCGAGCTCGGCTGGCGGGTGCTGGCCCCGGACCTGCGCGGTTTCGGGGCGTCCGGGATCACCGAGGGGATCGTCTACACGGAGGAGTTCGCCGACGACGTCGCCGGGCTGCTCGACCACCTCGGTGTGCCCGCCGCGGTGGTGGTCGGCTTCTCGATGTCCGGGCAGATCGCCATGGAACTGGCCCGGCGGCATCCGGGGCGGGTCCGCGGGCTCGTCGTCGTCGACACCGTCCCCGAGGGGGAGGACCGTGCCGGCAGGCGGCGCCGGCACACCACGGCGGACGCCATCCTGGCCGGCGGCATGGAGACCTACGGGCGCAGCGTGCTCGGCCGGATGGTCGCCGACGCCACGGTGGAGTCGTGCCCCGGGGTGGCGGCGGAGGTGCTCGCCATGCTCCGGAGCGCGCCGGCCAAGGGGGCGGCCGCGGCGATGCGCGGGCGTGCCGAGCGCCGGGACCTCAGCGACGTGCTGCGTGGTCTCCGGGTCCCGGTGCTCGTGGTGGTGGGCGCGGACGACGTCTTCGACGGCGGAGCGGGCCGTCGGATGGCGGACCTGGCCCCGGACGCCCAGCTCGTGGTCATCGACGAGGCCGGCCACACCCCGAGCCTCGAGCAGCCCGCCGCGTTCGACGACGCCCTGCGCGCCTTCCTGCAGCGCTTCACCCACTGA
- a CDS encoding SDR family oxidoreductase yields MTETSNGGSEDAHHESTDQLTLQNPVTRYPVLSPPEQDQPEPGLDVELEPKTDRGEFSYRGTGRLVGRKALITGADSGIGAAVAIAFAKEGADVALNYLPDEEPDAQVVKGIIEKAGRTAVLLPGDLTDKAFCEVLVENAVNGLGGLDILVNNAGKQVAVEDLEDLSDDQLTDTFTVNILAMFRITKAALRHLPAGASIINTTSIQAYQPSPDLLDYASTKAAINNFTKGLGQQLAPKGIRVNAVAPGPFWTPLQVSDGQPKEALPEFGQSTPLGRAGQPTELAPAYVFLASPESSYVIGETLNVNGGSPSP; encoded by the coding sequence ATGACTGAGACCAGCAACGGCGGTTCCGAGGACGCCCACCACGAGTCGACGGATCAGCTCACCCTGCAGAACCCGGTGACCCGCTACCCCGTTCTCTCGCCGCCCGAGCAGGACCAGCCCGAGCCGGGCCTGGACGTGGAGCTCGAGCCGAAGACGGATCGCGGCGAGTTCTCCTACCGCGGCACCGGCCGGCTCGTGGGCCGCAAGGCCCTGATCACCGGCGCGGACTCCGGCATCGGAGCGGCGGTGGCCATCGCCTTCGCGAAGGAGGGCGCCGACGTCGCCCTGAACTATCTGCCCGACGAGGAGCCCGACGCGCAGGTCGTGAAGGGCATCATCGAGAAGGCCGGCCGCACGGCCGTGCTCCTGCCCGGCGACCTGACGGACAAGGCCTTCTGCGAGGTTCTCGTCGAGAACGCCGTGAACGGACTCGGCGGACTGGACATCCTCGTGAACAACGCCGGCAAGCAGGTCGCCGTCGAGGACCTCGAGGACCTGAGCGACGACCAGCTGACCGACACCTTCACGGTGAACATCCTGGCGATGTTCCGGATCACCAAGGCCGCGCTGCGGCACCTGCCCGCCGGGGCCTCGATCATCAACACGACGTCGATCCAGGCCTACCAGCCCTCGCCCGACCTGCTCGACTACGCCTCGACGAAGGCGGCGATCAACAACTTCACGAAGGGCCTCGGCCAGCAGCTGGCGCCCAAGGGCATCCGGGTCAACGCCGTGGCGCCCGGCCCGTTCTGGACGCCCCTGCAGGTCTCCGACGGGCAGCCGAAGGAGGCCCTCCCGGAGTTCGGGCAGTCGACCCCCCTCGGCCGCGCCGGCCAGCCGACCGAACTGGCCCCGGCCTACGTGTTCCTGGCCTCCCCCGAGTCCAGCTACGTGATCGGCGAGACGCTCAACGTCAACGGCGGCAGCCCGTCGCCGTGA
- a CDS encoding ATP synthase subunit B family protein, with protein MTTNPYDRSASHAADTGTTSKKDVAAEQSKAEAQQLKNEAAGSGQRVKETAKDQAAAVKQEATHQAQDLIGQLRSELKDQVKPQQDRIASTVRSVSNEITALSRGEKPESDYVTGLLGSVSGRVDSFASSLEHKDAKDLLEDVRRFAARRPGTFLAVAAGIGLLAGRTTRGVKDSDEIPTDRQGAKEYFGVGGQQGGGTTQGATAGVGTGAVYDQGYDRNLTATETSGYTPGDPYAYRSDEQGEAARTYTDRVPGTVYPDQEGDRR; from the coding sequence ATGACCACGAACCCCTATGACCGTTCGGCGAGCCACGCGGCCGACACCGGCACCACGTCCAAGAAGGACGTCGCCGCGGAGCAGAGCAAGGCCGAGGCGCAGCAGCTCAAGAACGAGGCGGCCGGCTCCGGCCAGCGCGTCAAGGAGACGGCCAAGGACCAGGCCGCAGCCGTCAAGCAGGAGGCCACCCACCAGGCCCAGGACCTGATCGGCCAGCTCCGGAGCGAGCTCAAGGACCAGGTGAAGCCCCAGCAGGACCGCATCGCCTCCACCGTGCGCTCCGTCAGCAACGAGATCACCGCGCTCTCCCGCGGCGAGAAGCCCGAGTCCGACTACGTGACCGGCCTGCTGGGCAGCGTGTCCGGCCGGGTCGACTCCTTCGCCTCCTCCCTGGAGCACAAGGACGCCAAGGACCTGCTCGAGGACGTCCGGCGCTTCGCGGCCCGCCGTCCCGGCACCTTCCTGGCCGTGGCGGCCGGCATCGGCCTCCTCGCCGGCCGCACGACCCGCGGCGTGAAGGACAGCGACGAGATCCCCACCGACCGCCAGGGCGCCAAGGAGTACTTCGGCGTCGGCGGGCAGCAGGGCGGTGGCACCACCCAGGGCGCCACGGCCGGCGTCGGGACCGGGGCCGTCTACGACCAGGGCTACGACCGGAACCTCACCGCCACCGAGACCTCGGGCTACACCCCGGGCGACCCCTACGCCTACCGCTCCGACGAGCAGGGCGAGGCCGCCCGCACCTACACCGACCGCGTGCCGGGCACCGTCTACCCGGACCAGGAGGGCGACCGTCGATGA
- a CDS encoding phage holin family protein, with product MSHPIPPSDAENRAEHESLGEMFKSLSTNLSTLIQQEIALAKAETAQAVQEAKQSAKDTGKGAGMLAGAGVAGHFVLLFLSIALMWGLGNLVGLAWSAVIVAVVWAVIAGILAALGKKNLNEGKQEMAEATQDPLPLTRETVTEIPETVKPSKKETR from the coding sequence ATGAGCCATCCCATTCCCCCTTCCGACGCCGAGAACAGGGCGGAGCACGAGTCGCTCGGCGAGATGTTCAAGTCGCTGAGCACCAACCTCTCCACCCTCATCCAGCAGGAGATCGCCCTCGCGAAGGCTGAGACGGCCCAGGCCGTGCAGGAGGCCAAGCAGTCCGCCAAGGACACGGGCAAGGGCGCCGGCATGCTCGCCGGGGCCGGCGTGGCCGGTCACTTCGTCCTGCTGTTCCTGTCCATCGCCCTCATGTGGGGCCTGGGCAACCTGGTCGGCCTGGCCTGGTCCGCCGTCATCGTGGCGGTCGTCTGGGCCGTCATCGCCGGCATCCTCGCCGCCCTGGGCAAGAAGAACCTCAACGAGGGCAAGCAGGAGATGGCCGAGGCCACCCAGGATCCCCTGCCCCTGACCCGCGAGACCGTCACCGAGATCCCGGAGACCGTGAAGCCTTCCAAGAAGGAGACCCGATGA
- a CDS encoding DUF3618 domain-containing protein, with amino-acid sequence MSQQNPEQIRADIEATRARLGSDVDAVAEKVTPERVVDRQKDKVRGKMQDVRERVMGASDDASDHGRHLKEGVQGRAGDLRDGVQERAGDLREGVQHAPAAAKAKTRGNPLAAGLIALGAGWLVGSLLPSTQKEQELVAGAADRVQPHAQHAVESAKDAAQEVAQDLKEPAKDAAQSVKETARSGAQEVKSQGQDEAQQLKSSAQGSAQSVKDETKNA; translated from the coding sequence ATGAGCCAGCAGAACCCCGAACAGATCCGCGCCGACATCGAGGCCACGCGCGCTCGACTCGGCTCCGACGTCGACGCCGTCGCCGAGAAGGTGACCCCCGAGCGCGTCGTGGACCGCCAGAAGGACAAGGTCCGCGGCAAGATGCAGGACGTGCGCGAGCGCGTCATGGGAGCCTCCGACGACGCCTCCGACCACGGCCGCCACCTCAAGGAGGGTGTGCAGGGCCGTGCGGGCGACCTCCGGGACGGTGTGCAGGAGCGCGCCGGTGACCTCCGGGAGGGAGTGCAGCACGCCCCCGCCGCCGCCAAGGCGAAGACCCGCGGCAACCCGCTCGCCGCCGGTCTGATCGCCCTCGGCGCGGGCTGGCTCGTCGGCTCCCTGCTGCCCTCCACGCAGAAGGAGCAGGAGCTCGTCGCCGGTGCGGCGGACCGGGTCCAGCCCCACGCCCAGCACGCGGTCGAGTCGGCCAAGGACGCGGCCCAGGAGGTCGCCCAGGACCTCAAGGAGCCGGCCAAGGACGCGGCGCAGTCCGTCAAGGAGACCGCCCGGTCCGGCGCCCAGGAGGTCAAGTCGCAGGGCCAGGACGAGGCCCAGCAGCTGAAGTCCTCCGCCCAGGGCTCGGCGCAGTCCGTCAAGGACGAGACGAAGAACGCCTGA
- a CDS encoding GDSL-type esterase/lipase family protein encodes MRAFPARRTARTLAAALALALAGVGVSPAAAAPRTVDVVNLGDSYSAAFGTGGLQEVEGLPGCYQGTGEDHVDKLASRPRVDVALDAACAGFTTTQVRGLVSVPLVTDALAEAELVTLTMGGNDIRWGDFIRACSAPAEAAAGPVACDAMLARAPQLIASAAASAAATVEAIDEVTDGRVVVLGYPHLLDERQDSALVSAERAAQLNAWTDELNAALAAQVEAEGAVFVDVTDRFRGHGVGSADPWILVDPGSSHNLHPTEQGYLSGYYPGLMSQVARAR; translated from the coding sequence ATGCGCGCATTCCCCGCCCGACGCACCGCCCGCACCCTGGCCGCGGCCCTCGCCCTCGCCCTCGCCGGCGTCGGCGTCTCCCCCGCCGCGGCGGCTCCGCGCACGGTCGACGTCGTCAATCTCGGCGACTCCTACTCCGCGGCCTTCGGCACGGGCGGCCTGCAGGAGGTCGAGGGCCTGCCCGGGTGCTACCAGGGCACCGGAGAGGACCACGTCGACAAGCTGGCGAGCCGGCCGCGCGTGGACGTGGCCCTGGACGCGGCGTGCGCGGGGTTCACCACCACGCAGGTGCGGGGGCTCGTCTCCGTGCCGCTGGTGACGGACGCCCTCGCCGAGGCGGAGCTGGTCACGCTCACCATGGGCGGCAACGACATCCGCTGGGGCGACTTCATCCGGGCCTGCAGCGCCCCGGCCGAGGCGGCCGCCGGGCCGGTCGCGTGCGACGCCATGCTCGCCCGGGCCCCGCAGCTGATCGCCTCCGCCGCGGCCTCCGCGGCCGCCACCGTGGAGGCGATCGACGAGGTGACGGACGGCCGCGTGGTCGTGCTGGGCTATCCGCACCTGCTCGACGAGCGGCAGGACAGCGCGCTCGTCTCCGCGGAGCGCGCCGCCCAGCTCAACGCCTGGACGGACGAGCTCAACGCCGCCCTCGCCGCGCAGGTCGAGGCCGAGGGCGCCGTGTTCGTGGACGTCACCGACCGCTTCCGCGGCCACGGGGTCGGGTCGGCGGACCCGTGGATCCTCGTCGACCCCGGGAGCTCCCACAACCTGCACCCGACCGAGCAGGGGTACCTGTCGGGCTACTACCCCGGCCTGATGAGCCAGGTGGCCCGGGCCCGCTGA
- a CDS encoding LLM class flavin-dependent oxidoreductase translates to MPLPLSVIDFATVRPGASVGESFADSVRLAQHAERLGYRRVWYSEHHNMPTIASSAPAVLIAHVAAHTSTIRLGSGGVMLPNHSPLVVAEQFGTLAELHPGRIDLGLGRAPGTDLRTVRAMRRDPSAAEQFPQDVRELQGYLSGRSLVPGVSAVPGAGTNVPLTILGSSLFGAQLAAAYGLPYAFASHFAPDSLADAVAAYRARFQPSEQLAEPYAIAAVNVIASDSADDAAAQLETARRERVRAMVGRDRALSEAELDMVMDSPAGQQILHMLHWSVAGTGPEVRSYLERFAETADADELMIAPASPGRGEALRSLEILAEAWHGGVRHNADERPGTGVRR, encoded by the coding sequence GTGCCCCTGCCGCTGTCCGTCATCGACTTCGCCACCGTCCGCCCGGGCGCCTCCGTCGGTGAGAGCTTCGCCGACTCCGTCCGCCTCGCCCAGCACGCCGAACGGCTGGGCTACCGGCGTGTCTGGTACTCCGAGCACCACAACATGCCCACGATCGCGTCCTCGGCCCCGGCCGTGCTGATCGCCCACGTCGCGGCGCACACGTCCACGATCCGCCTCGGGTCGGGCGGGGTGATGCTCCCCAACCACTCCCCCCTGGTCGTCGCCGAGCAGTTCGGCACCCTCGCCGAGCTGCACCCCGGGCGGATCGACCTGGGCCTGGGCCGTGCGCCCGGCACCGACCTGCGCACGGTGCGGGCCATGCGCCGGGACCCCTCCGCCGCCGAGCAGTTCCCGCAGGACGTGCGCGAGCTGCAGGGCTACCTGAGCGGCCGCTCCCTCGTGCCGGGGGTCAGTGCCGTCCCCGGGGCCGGGACGAACGTTCCGCTGACGATCCTCGGCTCCTCGCTGTTCGGCGCGCAGCTCGCCGCGGCGTACGGGCTGCCCTATGCGTTCGCCTCGCACTTCGCCCCGGACTCCCTCGCGGACGCGGTGGCCGCCTACCGGGCACGGTTCCAGCCCTCGGAGCAGCTCGCCGAGCCGTACGCCATCGCGGCCGTGAACGTCATCGCCTCGGACAGCGCCGACGACGCCGCCGCGCAGCTGGAGACCGCTCGGCGCGAGCGGGTGCGGGCCATGGTGGGCCGTGATCGCGCGCTGAGCGAGGCGGAGCTGGACATGGTGATGGACAGCCCTGCCGGCCAGCAGATCCTGCACATGCTCCACTGGTCCGTCGCCGGCACCGGCCCCGAGGTGAGGAGCTACCTCGAGCGCTTCGCGGAGACGGCCGACGCCGACGAGCTGATGATCGCTCCCGCCTCTCCCGGCCGGGGAGAAGCGCTGCGCTCGCTGGAGATCCTCGCGGAGGCCTGGCACGGCGGGGTCCGTCACAATGCGGACGAGCGGCCGGGCACGGGCGTGCGACGGTAA
- a CDS encoding alpha-ketoglutarate-dependent dioxygenase AlkB family protein: protein MTDPSTPFGVPELFELPRERAEIAPGAVHVPGWLDLAQQRELVLRCREWATGPVPLRHVVLPGGGRMSVRSTTLGWDWAPYRYLRTGEHKRAPDMPGWLAELGRRAVAEACGEDSAEARDYLPDTALLNFYDASARMGMHQDRDEFSAAPIVSLSLGDACVFRFGNTQTRAAPYQDVELRSGDLFVFGGPSRYAFHGVPRILPGTAAPELGMKGGRLNLTLRMTGRAAPGR, encoded by the coding sequence ATGACCGATCCCTCGACCCCCTTCGGGGTGCCGGAGCTCTTCGAGCTGCCGCGGGAGCGCGCCGAGATCGCGCCGGGAGCCGTGCACGTGCCGGGCTGGCTGGACCTCGCCCAGCAGCGGGAGCTGGTGCTGCGGTGCCGGGAGTGGGCCACCGGCCCGGTGCCCCTGCGCCACGTGGTCCTGCCCGGGGGCGGCCGGATGTCGGTGCGCTCGACCACGCTGGGCTGGGACTGGGCGCCCTACCGGTACCTGCGCACCGGCGAGCACAAGCGGGCCCCGGACATGCCGGGGTGGCTGGCGGAGCTGGGTCGCCGCGCCGTGGCGGAGGCCTGCGGCGAGGACAGCGCGGAGGCCCGGGACTACCTGCCGGACACGGCCCTGCTCAACTTCTACGACGCCTCGGCGCGGATGGGCATGCACCAGGACAGGGACGAGTTCTCCGCCGCCCCGATCGTGTCCCTGTCCCTCGGAGACGCCTGCGTCTTCCGGTTCGGCAACACGCAGACCCGCGCGGCCCCGTACCAGGACGTGGAGCTCCGCAGCGGCGACCTGTTCGTCTTCGGCGGGCCCTCCCGCTACGCGTTCCACGGGGTGCCGCGGATCCTCCCGGGCACGGCCGCCCCGGAGCTGGGCATGAAGGGCGGGCGGCTGAACCTCACCCTGCGGATGACGGGGCGGGCCGCCCCCGGACGGTGA
- a CDS encoding flavin reductase family protein — MELPDAAPAHLIDPAAVDEEDAGAYRLLAADIASGVAVVAARHRRRDVAATVTGFLDVSYDPPTMLVSLFEEGRICDAVESAGAWTLSVLRRDQEGVANWLASPGNPVEGLLDRVPFRRAPGSGAAVLDGALAWFELATVAVHTAATHQLVVGEVTAMGRGVREAQADDPLVHFARGYRGLTR; from the coding sequence ATGGAGCTCCCCGACGCCGCACCGGCCCACCTGATCGACCCGGCGGCCGTGGACGAGGAGGACGCCGGCGCCTACCGGCTGCTCGCCGCGGACATCGCCTCCGGGGTCGCCGTCGTGGCCGCCCGGCACCGGCGACGCGATGTCGCCGCGACCGTGACCGGCTTCCTCGACGTGTCCTACGACCCGCCCACCATGCTGGTGAGCCTGTTCGAGGAGGGCCGGATCTGCGACGCGGTGGAGTCGGCCGGGGCGTGGACCCTCTCCGTGCTGCGCCGGGACCAGGAGGGCGTGGCGAACTGGCTCGCGAGCCCGGGCAACCCCGTGGAGGGCCTGCTGGACCGGGTGCCCTTCCGCCGCGCTCCCGGCTCGGGAGCGGCGGTGCTGGACGGAGCCCTCGCGTGGTTCGAGCTCGCCACCGTGGCGGTGCACACCGCGGCGACGCACCAGCTCGTGGTGGGGGAGGTCACGGCGATGGGCCGGGGGGTGCGCGAGGCCCAGGCGGACGACCCGCTGGTGCACTTCGCCCGCGGCTACCGGGGGCTGACCCGGTGA
- a CDS encoding flavin reductase family protein: MAAQHHERGPGGASGGSAPTGTSPGSSAEESRLSAVPPSGAAAEHAAAVVADLEVPADHLPDLDHVGDAFKAVFADHPAGVAIITARGPDGPVGLTASSVSSVSAVPPILGFSLQARQGSAALLAEADSFLVHLLDAENLGLARSFAVSGAPRFGPDMPWEYLATGEPRLLGVGRVLRAVPLARIKAGPALVFNAAVVDVLGDEGTGAPLVYHRRRFHGLSDRSALDPDD, encoded by the coding sequence ATGGCGGCCCAGCACCACGAACGCGGACCCGGCGGGGCGTCCGGCGGCTCCGCGCCGACCGGGACGAGCCCGGGCTCGTCCGCGGAGGAGTCCCGGCTCAGTGCGGTCCCGCCCTCGGGGGCGGCGGCCGAGCACGCGGCGGCGGTGGTCGCCGACCTGGAGGTCCCCGCCGACCACCTCCCGGACCTGGACCACGTGGGGGACGCGTTCAAGGCGGTGTTCGCCGACCACCCCGCAGGGGTGGCCATCATCACCGCCCGGGGCCCCGACGGGCCCGTGGGGCTGACCGCGTCCTCGGTGTCCTCCGTGTCGGCCGTCCCGCCCATCCTCGGCTTCTCGCTGCAGGCCCGGCAGGGCTCGGCGGCTCTGCTGGCCGAGGCCGACTCCTTCCTGGTGCACCTGCTGGACGCCGAGAACCTGGGTCTCGCCCGGTCCTTCGCCGTCTCGGGGGCCCCGCGCTTCGGACCGGACATGCCGTGGGAGTACCTGGCGACCGGGGAGCCCCGGCTGCTCGGCGTGGGCCGCGTCCTGCGCGCGGTCCCGCTGGCCCGGATCAAGGCCGGCCCCGCCCTCGTCTTCAACGCCGCGGTGGTCGACGTCCTCGGCGACGAGGGCACGGGCGCCCCGCTGGTGTACCACCGCCGCCGCTTCCACGGGCTCAGCGACCGCTCCGCGCTCGACCCCGACGACTGA
- a CDS encoding YceI family protein, producing the protein MSQLTALVPGSWTFDPAHSEVAFTVRHAGISKVRGTFGEVDAQLRVADPVEASTLTATVQMASIDTKNADRDGHVRSADFFDVEQYPTMTFRSTAVAFEDEEGTITGELTIKDVTRTVELAAEFNGVVVDAFGVTRAGFSAGTTISRKDFGITWNAAMEAGGVLVSDKVAITLDVAFTAPQDDPEETVEGQEAITAGA; encoded by the coding sequence ATGTCCCAGCTCACCGCTCTCGTCCCCGGCTCCTGGACCTTCGACCCCGCCCACTCGGAGGTCGCCTTCACGGTCCGCCACGCCGGCATCTCGAAGGTCCGCGGCACCTTCGGCGAGGTCGACGCCCAGCTCCGGGTCGCCGACCCGGTCGAGGCCTCGACGCTGACGGCCACCGTGCAGATGGCCTCCATCGACACCAAGAACGCCGACCGGGACGGTCACGTCCGCAGCGCCGACTTCTTCGACGTCGAGCAGTACCCCACGATGACCTTCCGGTCGACGGCCGTGGCCTTCGAGGACGAGGAGGGCACCATCACCGGCGAGCTGACCATCAAGGACGTCACCCGCACGGTGGAGCTCGCCGCCGAGTTCAACGGCGTGGTCGTCGACGCCTTCGGCGTGACCCGGGCCGGCTTCTCCGCCGGGACCACCATCTCCCGCAAGGACTTCGGCATCACCTGGAACGCCGCCATGGAGGCCGGCGGGGTGCTCGTCTCCGACAAGGTGGCGATCACCCTCGACGTCGCCTTCACCGCCCCGCAGGACGACCCCGAGGAGACCGTGGAGGGCCAGGAGGCCATCACGGCCGGCGCCTGA
- a CDS encoding cell division protein CrgA has translation MPESKNRRKKPARRPGGSGRTAPAAGPQVDEELARLAAEGLPGGSTAYDPDATAAAVAQELTERSRHGSPESHAPTPTWYKAVMLGLLVVGLLWLIVYYLFQGAYPVPGIGTWNIAVGLGLMMAGLIMTTKWR, from the coding sequence GTGCCCGAGTCGAAGAACCGCCGCAAGAAGCCCGCCCGCCGCCCGGGAGGGTCCGGCCGGACGGCACCGGCCGCCGGCCCGCAGGTCGACGAGGAGCTCGCACGGCTGGCGGCGGAGGGACTGCCCGGAGGGTCCACCGCCTACGACCCGGACGCGACCGCCGCCGCGGTGGCGCAGGAGCTGACCGAACGCTCCCGGCACGGCTCTCCGGAGAGCCACGCCCCCACCCCCACCTGGTACAAGGCCGTCATGCTGGGGCTGCTCGTCGTCGGGCTGCTGTGGCTGATCGTCTACTACCTCTTCCAGGGCGCCTACCCCGTGCCGGGGATCGGCACCTGGAACATCGCCGTGGGGCTGGGCCTGATGATGGCCGGTCTGATCATGACCACGAAGTGGCGATGA
- a CDS encoding anthranilate synthase component II: MTVKILVVDNYDSFVYTLVGYLEQLGARTTVIRNDDLDEAAACALAGEHHGVLLSPGPGAPADAGVCTPLIRNAERTGQPLLGVCLGHQALAEAYGGTVTHAEELMHGKTSRVEHNGSSVFGGVPSPFTATRYHSLAVVDQSVPEVLEVTARTPNGVIMGLRHRSAPLHGLQFHPESVLTEGGYLMLGNWLELVGLKGAARAAGSLSPLITV; encoded by the coding sequence GTGACCGTCAAGATCCTCGTCGTGGACAACTACGACAGCTTCGTCTACACCCTGGTCGGCTACCTCGAGCAGCTCGGCGCCCGCACCACGGTGATCCGCAACGACGACCTGGACGAGGCCGCCGCGTGCGCCCTCGCCGGCGAGCACCACGGCGTCCTGCTCTCCCCGGGCCCCGGCGCCCCCGCCGACGCAGGGGTGTGCACCCCGCTGATCCGCAACGCCGAGCGGACCGGGCAGCCGCTGCTGGGCGTCTGCCTCGGCCACCAGGCGCTCGCGGAGGCCTACGGCGGGACCGTCACCCACGCGGAGGAGCTCATGCACGGGAAGACGTCCCGCGTGGAGCACAACGGGTCCAGCGTCTTCGGCGGGGTGCCCAGTCCGTTCACCGCGACGCGCTACCACTCCCTGGCCGTGGTCGACCAGTCGGTCCCCGAGGTCCTGGAGGTCACGGCGCGCACCCCGAACGGGGTCATCATGGGCCTGCGGCACCGCAGCGCGCCGCTGCACGGGCTGCAGTTCCACCCCGAGTCGGTCCTCACGGAGGGCGGCTACCTCATGCTCGGCAACTGGCTCGAGCTCGTGGGACTCAAGGGCGCGGCGCGCGCGGCAGGCTCGCTGTCCCCGCTGATCACCGTCTGA